AAGTCCAAGCGAGGAGCGGTTTTCCGTGCAGGGTGAGCAGTAACTTATTGCGATCGCTGCCCATCCGTTTACCCATTCCCGCTGCTGGAATTAACAAATACATATTTTTTTCAGGTAAAAAGTTAAGAATTCAGTGGACAGCAGTGGGGAGCTTTTTGCTGGTTAAGTAAGTGGTTTCAATATATCCCCCCTTGATAAGGGGGGTGCCGATGATTGTTAATCGCTTCAATAACCCCAAAACTATCCCTCTTAAGAGAATAAATCGAGGGGAAAGTGACCATAAGTACCGACTAATTGATCATTTTCTGATTGACAAGAAATCAGGACACCGCGATAGGTTCCCGTGTAGGAATCGAGATAGGAAGCTTGTCTTTGGGTATTGTATTTAATATACACCGCTCGCTGTTCTGGGTGGTCTTCTGGGAGAATATTAGGTAGGGGGTATCCTAGGGCTTGTAGATAACTTTTTAGGGCTTTAAATCCCTCTTCATTGTTATCGGCACAGATACCTAAATTAATTGATTCCGAACCTTGGTTAACTAATAAAATTGCCTGTCTTAGAGCTTCTTCTTCTTCGGGGGATTGGGCAATTTTTAGTTGAATACATCCATATTCTTTTAGGAGTTTCAAGGCTTCTTCCATAGACATGAGCGGTTAGATAGGCGGGGCTAAAGATAAAAAATAAGCTGGTGCTGCTGTCCTTAACGACAAATTCCCAAGAAAAAAAGCCCTAAATCATTGGGGTTTAGAGATAGGAAAATTTTGCATTGGTCTGAATCGTAAGATCGCCAATTTCGATCATATCAGGTTGGGGACAGGAAAATTTATCGGGGTTGTTCGATCGCTCGATTTTGTGCGGTCATTTCACGCGCTGCTTTTTGATAGCCAAAGTAAACACCTACATCCTGAGGGGAAAAGAGGAGCATTTCTGGTGAGATAGGATCTCAGTAGCTTCAGTCAACTCCTCCCATTTTTCTAGGGCTTTTTCTTCGGTTGTTTCAGAGTCTTGCAGTTAAATTTCCGCCACGGCTCTTTCGATTAAACGACGAGCCAGGGTTTGAATGCCAGTATGTTCATAGTAATTAGTCGTCATATCGAGGAATGCCCCAACATATACCAATTTATCGGCAGAAAAGTCGATAAATCCCTGAATTTTGCTCAATAATCCCTGCTGGCTCAAACTGCGCTCGCTGACAAAACCACTCATCCAACCTTTAGTCGAGTCGAAACTTTGACCAATAAAGTCTAATTTTCTGGCAGTATTTCCCCCCGGAATCAATTCTTTAATACTGGCGAAAGTAGAGTTAGATTCTAATTCTTCCGGCCTGAGAATGCTGAGGCTCGATTCCACTTTGCGGATAAAACTGCCCCCCAGAGGGATTAAACCATCCAAACAAACTAACGCCGCCATCCGCATCAAGGATTCGCCGCTATAATCTCCTAGGGAAGCGACGAAATCCCTGATACTATCCCCCGGAATGCCATTAATTTGACAAAAAGCGACTAATTCGGTCACTAATTTCAGGGTTAGATCGATGGTTTGCGCTTTTTCGGGAGCAGGGGTTAATCTTTCGATTAAACCGCCCATGAGGGGAATTTTACCACCGACGGCATTAGCAAGAGAGGCGGCGGCTAGGGCATTATCGGCGCTGTCGATGGTTTGATAGAGCCAGAGCGCCCGTTGATAGCCCTGGGATTTATCATTAAACAACCAAACGGCTCGATCGCCAATC
This portion of the Microcystis aeruginosa NIES-2549 genome encodes:
- a CDS encoding DUF1824 family protein, with the translated sequence MSMEEALKLLKEYGCIQLKIAQSPEEEEALRQAILLVNQGSESINLGICADNNEEGFKALKSYLQALGYPLPNILPEDHPEQRAVYIKYNTQRQASYLDSYTGTYRGVLISCQSENDQLVGTYGHFPLDLFS